A genomic segment from Actinoplanes sichuanensis encodes:
- a CDS encoding FIST signal transduction protein has protein sequence MVDDSDRRRAGQGSSTHADPQTAARESVAAALGGRTPEAADLVIAHATVDYDPLLFFEAVAEAAAPAQVVGCTAYAGFTGSTTLSRGAVTLYLPAAELTFGVAAADSVSGDLRGAARRVTESARERAGGDGEHSVLMMLTDGLAGDLREVVRGSYAVTGATVPLVGGAASENLSMGATHQFADGKLMSNSLIAVWINSPHPLGIGVAHGWHPIGDPMTVTRAEGNVIHELDGRPAVDAYLGQRGDQLPAGEPEDGEGPTFARLTFDHPLGLANAAGTFDGRHILGRTAEGSLIMFGHVSEQSVVQVLAGNQRDLLDAAGSAAAAAVQRLGGTARGALVFSCAGRVTPLGDQVPEEAAAIRDQLGAAPFAGFFTYGEFARVTGSTGFHNATVVVLAL, from the coding sequence ATGGTGGACGACAGCGACCGGCGCCGGGCCGGCCAGGGCAGCAGCACGCACGCCGATCCGCAGACCGCGGCCCGCGAATCGGTGGCGGCGGCGCTCGGTGGGCGTACCCCCGAGGCGGCCGACCTGGTCATCGCCCACGCGACCGTCGACTACGACCCGCTGCTGTTCTTCGAGGCGGTGGCCGAGGCCGCCGCGCCGGCCCAGGTCGTCGGCTGCACCGCCTACGCCGGCTTCACCGGGTCCACGACCCTGTCCCGCGGCGCCGTCACGCTCTACCTGCCGGCCGCCGAACTCACCTTCGGTGTCGCCGCCGCCGACTCGGTCAGCGGGGATCTGCGCGGTGCCGCCCGCCGCGTCACCGAATCGGCCCGCGAACGCGCCGGCGGAGACGGCGAACACTCGGTGCTGATGATGCTGACCGACGGGCTGGCCGGTGACCTGCGGGAGGTGGTCCGCGGCAGCTATGCGGTCACCGGCGCGACCGTTCCGCTGGTCGGCGGCGCCGCGTCGGAGAACCTCTCGATGGGGGCCACGCATCAGTTCGCCGACGGCAAACTGATGTCCAACAGCCTGATCGCGGTCTGGATCAACTCGCCGCATCCGCTCGGCATCGGCGTCGCGCACGGCTGGCATCCGATCGGCGACCCGATGACGGTGACCCGCGCCGAGGGCAACGTCATCCACGAGTTGGACGGCCGCCCGGCCGTCGACGCCTATCTCGGCCAGCGCGGCGATCAGCTCCCGGCCGGCGAACCGGAGGACGGCGAGGGACCCACCTTCGCCCGGCTCACCTTCGACCATCCGCTCGGACTCGCGAACGCGGCGGGCACCTTCGACGGACGGCACATTCTCGGTCGTACCGCCGAGGGCTCCCTGATCATGTTCGGTCACGTCAGCGAGCAGTCAGTCGTCCAGGTACTCGCCGGCAACCAGCGTGACCTGCTGGACGCCGCCGGATCCGCCGCCGCCGCCGCGGTCCAGCGGCTCGGCGGCACGGCTCGCGGGGCGCTCGTGTTCAGCTGCGCCGGCCGGGTCACGCCGCTCGGCGACCAGGTTCCCGAGGAGGCCGCCGCGATCCGGGATCAGCTGGGCGCGGCACCGTTCGCCGGGTTCTTCACCTACGGCGAATTCGCCCGGGTCACCGGGTCGACCGGCTTCCACAACGCCACCGTCGTCGTCCTCGCCCTCTGA
- a CDS encoding MerR family transcriptional regulator — MRIGELATRSGVSVRALRYYEEQGLLAAGRSDSGQRHYPEPAVDRVQLIQMLYRAGLSSRTIVDLLPCVDAKANTPESRALLAAERARIDEQITNLIRTRDRLDAVITLSEDPANGCTRIHD; from the coding sequence ATGCGCATCGGTGAACTGGCGACCAGATCAGGGGTCAGCGTCCGGGCGCTGCGCTACTACGAGGAGCAGGGTCTTCTCGCGGCCGGGCGCAGCGACAGCGGCCAGCGGCACTATCCGGAGCCGGCCGTCGACCGGGTGCAGCTCATCCAGATGCTCTACCGCGCCGGGCTGTCCAGCCGGACCATCGTCGACCTGCTGCCCTGCGTCGACGCCAAGGCCAACACCCCGGAGTCACGGGCCCTCCTGGCCGCCGAGCGGGCCCGGATCGACGAGCAGATCACCAACCTGATCCGCACCCGCGACCGGCTCGACGCGGTGATCACGCTGTCGGAGGACCCGGCGAACGGCTGCACCCGGATTCACGACTGA
- a CDS encoding sensor histidine kinase gives MSGRWVPQLRLLWDLSLATAVATLAVQYRDYSWRDVLIGLAMAAALIVRRHAPIRVFAVLTVLALVQLAVASAVPAAYDVALLVAMTTVVVHSPARAAVFGSGAVVAAGAMVAAVASVDSEWNGSLLDYPYLAEQTAMLAGCGALWLFGYVFRTSRERVATAERERDHLARLAAADERAFIARELHDVVAHSLAVMIAQADGATYVVDTDADRARVAMRTVAATGREALDDMHRIVAVLRDTGDDDPDERRSRGLDRFDTLAERARAAGLGVDVRIDGDLGRLSAADELTVFRIVQESLTNVLRHAGPGTKVEVTLAVEARRAVLEVGDDGAGTVPAARVGGGNGLLGMRERVAVHEGEITAGPDPAGGWRVRATIPLEEAQ, from the coding sequence ATGTCCGGTCGGTGGGTGCCGCAGCTGCGGCTGCTGTGGGACCTGAGTCTCGCCACGGCGGTCGCCACCCTCGCCGTGCAGTACCGCGACTACTCCTGGCGCGACGTGCTGATCGGCCTGGCCATGGCGGCCGCTCTGATCGTCCGGCGCCACGCGCCGATCCGGGTGTTCGCGGTGCTCACTGTTCTCGCGTTGGTGCAGCTGGCGGTCGCTTCGGCGGTTCCGGCGGCGTACGACGTGGCGCTGCTCGTGGCGATGACCACGGTGGTCGTGCACTCCCCCGCCCGGGCGGCGGTCTTCGGCTCCGGGGCGGTGGTGGCCGCCGGTGCGATGGTCGCCGCCGTGGCCAGTGTCGACAGTGAGTGGAACGGTTCGCTGCTGGACTACCCGTACCTGGCCGAGCAGACCGCCATGCTGGCCGGCTGCGGCGCGTTGTGGCTGTTCGGATACGTGTTCCGGACCAGCCGGGAACGGGTCGCGACCGCCGAGCGTGAACGCGACCATTTGGCCCGGCTGGCCGCCGCCGACGAGCGGGCGTTCATCGCCCGTGAGCTGCACGACGTGGTCGCGCACAGCCTGGCCGTGATGATCGCCCAGGCCGACGGGGCGACCTACGTCGTCGACACCGATGCCGACCGGGCCCGGGTGGCGATGCGCACGGTCGCCGCCACCGGCCGGGAGGCCTTGGACGACATGCACCGCATCGTCGCGGTGCTGCGCGACACCGGCGACGACGACCCGGACGAGCGGCGCAGTCGCGGCCTGGACCGGTTCGACACCCTGGCCGAGCGGGCCCGGGCGGCGGGGCTGGGGGTGGACGTGCGGATCGACGGTGACCTCGGGCGGCTGTCGGCGGCCGACGAGCTGACCGTGTTCCGGATCGTGCAGGAGTCGCTGACCAACGTGCTCCGGCACGCCGGGCCGGGCACGAAGGTCGAGGTCACGCTGGCCGTCGAGGCGCGGCGGGCGGTGCTGGAGGTCGGCGACGACGGTGCCGGAACGGTTCCGGCGGCCCGCGTCGGAGGCGGGAACGGGCTGCTCGGGATGCGCGAACGCGTCGCGGTGCACGAGGGTGAGATCACCGCCGGGCCCGATCCGGCCGGCGGCTGGCGGGTGCGGGCCACGATCCCGCTCGAGGAGGCACAGTGA
- a CDS encoding FtsX-like permease family protein: MTATVLRTQLSGVWRRPGRLLMTGLSVLVAAFVVFGTVLAYAIVTRTTLDTFSETPEAVSVVVYANGGEPLSPRQVGEIRTTAGVTEATGRVTATFTVGDASSGTDLELLADPGSGPLSRITLISGGYPRAAREIAVDRRAAGRLGVTTGGTLRLNTGDRTAAPVTVTVTGIVDGPRDAAERAWAPDRVVTGISGTPGLPRVDILAAPGADLSAMMSGLSDRLLRDPMAYLSVTTGETMRVREARAAVRQFDQLFALVAMFVGIAVVAAALVATSTFRIVFAQRLRQLALLRAIGAQQGRLVVALAVEGAVVGLVTGAVGVLLAQGAGLAAPAVAGLFGRTVSGPGMPVGAAVAVVIGAGLLTAGAVLAPAFAAAGVSPLQALRSASTLPAERGIAGTRLAGGLLLSAATGGMVWVTVRSMGSSEALLYLVGVGAFGFGTLIALGPVLIRPILAVAGWPLRTAGPAGRLAVSGIGGTPRRAAAVSVVVALGVTMLAGTVVGISSLQLWTDRTMASRTPADLALFAEGGGGLDDVLARLRADPRFRDVTPFRMADFSTADGGFSHGAIAVDMGAMTELRTLSAASGQVDALGPGTVVLSASAATDFDATVGDVVTLHSGGMVRAEVVAVLTGDGPLRTGAILTPADLDALGGTSAGILADIATGGRDEALAAFRSAGNPAGAEVAVLADERDKADDEVSSLFAAAVGLLGLTVLIAAVGVGTTTGLSVLERTREFGLARALGMTRGRLRLMVGMEAGLYGLIGAVLGIVLGVPMAWLALESLRLDLPLTFPGGRLALIVLVTAAITVLAGLLPARRAARVSPVAALAAD; this comes from the coding sequence GTGACCGCCACCGTGCTGCGCACCCAGCTCAGCGGAGTGTGGCGGCGGCCCGGGCGGCTGCTGATGACCGGGCTGTCGGTGCTGGTGGCGGCGTTCGTGGTGTTCGGGACGGTGCTGGCGTACGCGATCGTCACCCGAACCACCCTGGACACGTTCAGTGAGACACCGGAGGCGGTCAGCGTCGTCGTGTACGCCAACGGCGGCGAGCCGCTCAGCCCGCGGCAGGTGGGCGAGATCCGGACCACCGCCGGAGTGACCGAGGCGACCGGCCGGGTGACCGCGACGTTCACCGTCGGTGACGCGTCGTCCGGAACCGATCTGGAACTGCTCGCCGATCCGGGCTCCGGGCCGCTGTCGCGGATCACGCTGATCTCCGGCGGGTATCCGCGGGCGGCGCGGGAGATCGCGGTGGATCGGCGGGCCGCCGGGCGGCTCGGCGTGACCACCGGTGGCACCCTGCGGCTCAACACCGGTGACCGCACCGCCGCGCCGGTCACCGTCACCGTGACCGGGATCGTCGACGGGCCGCGCGACGCGGCCGAACGGGCCTGGGCGCCGGATCGGGTGGTCACCGGGATCAGCGGCACTCCCGGTCTTCCGCGGGTCGACATTCTCGCGGCGCCGGGCGCCGACCTTTCCGCGATGATGAGCGGTCTGTCCGACCGGCTGCTGCGCGATCCGATGGCCTACCTCAGCGTCACCACCGGCGAGACCATGCGGGTACGGGAGGCGCGCGCCGCGGTACGCCAGTTCGATCAGCTGTTCGCGCTGGTGGCGATGTTCGTGGGGATCGCCGTGGTGGCCGCCGCGCTGGTCGCCACGTCGACGTTCCGGATCGTGTTCGCGCAACGGCTGCGGCAGTTGGCGCTGCTGCGGGCGATCGGCGCGCAGCAGGGTCGGCTGGTGGTGGCGCTCGCCGTCGAGGGCGCCGTGGTCGGGCTGGTCACCGGTGCGGTCGGGGTTCTGCTCGCCCAGGGTGCCGGGCTCGCCGCACCGGCCGTGGCGGGGCTGTTCGGGCGTACCGTCTCCGGTCCCGGGATGCCGGTCGGCGCCGCCGTGGCCGTGGTGATCGGGGCCGGGCTGCTCACCGCCGGGGCCGTCCTGGCTCCCGCCTTCGCGGCCGCCGGGGTCTCGCCGTTGCAGGCCCTGCGCAGCGCGAGCACCCTGCCCGCCGAACGCGGCATCGCCGGGACACGCCTTGCGGGCGGGCTGCTGCTGTCGGCCGCGACCGGCGGGATGGTCTGGGTGACCGTCCGGAGCATGGGATCCTCGGAGGCACTGTTGTACCTGGTCGGGGTGGGCGCGTTCGGGTTCGGGACGCTGATCGCGCTCGGGCCGGTGCTGATCCGCCCGATCCTCGCGGTCGCCGGATGGCCACTGCGGACGGCCGGACCCGCCGGACGGCTCGCGGTCAGCGGCATCGGCGGTACGCCACGGCGCGCCGCCGCGGTGTCGGTGGTGGTCGCGCTCGGCGTGACGATGCTGGCCGGAACGGTGGTCGGCATCTCCAGCCTGCAACTGTGGACGGATCGGACGATGGCGTCGCGTACCCCCGCCGATCTCGCCCTTTTCGCCGAAGGCGGCGGTGGCCTCGACGATGTGCTGGCGCGGCTGCGGGCCGATCCGCGGTTCCGCGACGTCACGCCGTTCCGGATGGCCGACTTCAGCACCGCCGACGGGGGGTTCTCGCACGGGGCGATCGCCGTCGACATGGGCGCGATGACGGAACTGCGGACCCTGTCCGCGGCGTCCGGGCAGGTCGACGCACTCGGGCCGGGCACGGTGGTGCTGTCGGCGTCGGCGGCCACCGACTTCGACGCGACAGTCGGTGACGTGGTCACCCTGCACTCCGGCGGGATGGTCCGGGCCGAGGTCGTCGCGGTGCTCACCGGGGACGGCCCGTTGCGGACGGGCGCGATCCTGACGCCCGCCGACCTGGATGCGCTCGGCGGCACGTCGGCCGGCATCCTCGCCGACATCGCCACCGGCGGCCGCGACGAGGCGCTCGCCGCGTTCCGCAGTGCCGGGAATCCGGCCGGGGCCGAGGTGGCGGTGCTCGCCGACGAACGCGACAAGGCCGACGATGAGGTGTCGTCGCTGTTCGCGGCGGCGGTCGGGCTGCTCGGGCTGACCGTGCTGATCGCGGCGGTCGGGGTCGGCACCACCACCGGACTGTCCGTTCTGGAACGCACCCGGGAGTTCGGGCTGGCCCGTGCCCTCGGCATGACCCGGGGGCGACTGCGGCTGATGGTCGGGATGGAGGCCGGGCTGTACGGGCTGATCGGGGCGGTGCTGGGCATCGTGCTCGGGGTGCCGATGGCCTGGCTGGCGCTGGAGTCGCTGCGCCTGGATCTGCCGTTGACCTTCCCGGGTGGGCGGCTGGCCCTGATCGTGCTGGTCACGGCCGCGATCACGGTCCTGGCCGGTCTGCTCCCGGCGCGGCGGGCGGCTCGGGTCAGCCCGGTGGCGGCGCTGGCCGCGGACTGA
- a CDS encoding PAS domain S-box protein codes for MTVSSTRPARRFRLWRATTVCALLLGVLGLTDWALTLELGRMLPGDRLMAWQSAVMTGATAVGLLIAGPVRAGGRRLWAVRVTALFVIGFAIERLISGLLMPAADRPPLRSPVAFLLLGLALLLLETGRGRGHLPAQLLAAAAALEMAVAALAALLGIAALYWDSEATDTPIGTQAALLLLALAVTVSRPGGLAVRIFGSSRLGSRTVRRLTPTVAAVVVLLGLALAIMKRNRIDLEGVVANVVVSVLLLTLYLVLLRAGHMLNDADAGRLGLIAELREQRDFSDTVLTALIEGVMAVTPDGTVLRVNGRWSQITGFPADEVIGARPPYVWWPPGGSETCARQVKQVLEGEGSTEFDTLLRHRDGSELPVLASIHPIAGDGHVTMLIVTYRDLTERDRAQAQRRQMAEELDHFFTLSRDLMCIASRDGYFTRVNPTWTEVFGWTTEELTSRPYLSFVHPDDVDRTLAQGITLVDGLMPTISFENRYRTRDGDYRWVDWNATPAEDGESIYAVGRDVTEAKRAEQRFRQLVFSAPDAMVIVGADGIIRLVNEQTERLFGWLAVDLVGRSVRMLIPARLRDHHDADMHEYLKDPSPRRMGIGRDLTALHRNGSEFPVEITVAPLDTEEGILVSAAIRDVSERQRTERALAAARDEALAAAAAKSQFVAMVSHEIRTPMNGVIGLTKLLLDTPLQPVQRRYGESIRASAQALLAIINDILDFSKIEAGKATLAESDFDLGDLLEQVAHAGAAAARDKNIDIVGYYPPDLPAVVHGDEGRLRQVLLNLIGNAVKFTHRGEIVIRVDPLGPVGEVRRHYDFTVSDTGIGIDADQISRMFEPFTQADATNSREFGGTGLGLTISRQLVELMGGTLQADSEPGRGSRFHFTVALGTVESAQESQERHRGLAGRRLLIADANPTSRGFLTEHVEAWGMRVTAADSANAALDELGLACRRGEPHDIAVIDHHLTRLDGVELISVMSAQPEIEPRPFCVLLSRDPSAENRLTDHSGVDVLAKPIGPSVLFNYLMSRFGPVAPARDESVRPAPATAAARGRILLAEDNEINQLVAVDTLAGLGYATDIAVDGAEAVELAATGDYVAILMDCQMPRLDGYQATEQLRAHESPDRHTPIIAMTAGVLAEDRQRALQAGMDDFLAKPIDPEKLRATLDHWTSV; via the coding sequence GTGACGGTGTCTTCGACCAGGCCGGCGCGCCGATTCCGGCTGTGGCGCGCCACGACCGTGTGCGCCCTGCTACTCGGCGTGCTGGGCCTGACCGACTGGGCGCTGACCCTGGAGCTGGGCCGGATGTTGCCCGGCGACAGGCTGATGGCCTGGCAGAGCGCGGTGATGACCGGCGCGACGGCGGTCGGGCTGCTGATCGCCGGGCCGGTCCGGGCGGGCGGCCGACGGCTGTGGGCGGTCCGCGTGACCGCGCTGTTCGTGATCGGTTTCGCGATCGAGCGGCTGATCAGCGGTCTGCTCATGCCCGCGGCGGATCGGCCGCCGCTGCGGTCCCCGGTGGCGTTCCTGCTGCTCGGCCTGGCTCTGTTGCTGCTGGAGACGGGCCGGGGCCGCGGGCATCTGCCGGCCCAACTGCTGGCCGCCGCCGCGGCGCTGGAGATGGCGGTCGCCGCGTTGGCCGCGCTGCTCGGGATCGCGGCGCTGTACTGGGACTCCGAGGCCACCGACACCCCGATCGGCACACAGGCGGCGCTACTGCTGCTGGCCCTTGCGGTGACGGTCAGTCGACCCGGCGGGCTGGCGGTGCGGATCTTCGGCAGCAGCCGGCTCGGCAGCCGTACGGTACGGCGGCTCACCCCGACGGTGGCCGCGGTCGTGGTCCTGCTCGGCCTGGCGCTCGCGATCATGAAGCGGAACCGGATCGACCTGGAAGGGGTGGTCGCCAACGTCGTGGTCAGTGTGCTGTTGCTGACCCTCTACCTGGTGCTGCTGCGGGCCGGACACATGCTCAACGACGCCGATGCGGGCCGGCTCGGGCTGATCGCCGAACTGCGCGAGCAGCGCGACTTCAGTGACACCGTGTTGACCGCGCTGATCGAGGGAGTCATGGCGGTCACCCCGGACGGAACCGTCCTGCGGGTCAACGGGCGTTGGTCGCAGATCACCGGCTTCCCGGCCGACGAGGTGATCGGGGCCCGTCCGCCGTACGTGTGGTGGCCGCCGGGTGGTTCGGAGACCTGTGCCCGGCAGGTGAAGCAGGTGCTGGAGGGCGAGGGCAGCACCGAGTTCGACACGCTGTTGCGGCACCGGGACGGGTCCGAACTGCCGGTGCTGGCGAGCATCCACCCGATCGCCGGCGACGGGCACGTCACGATGCTGATCGTCACCTACCGCGACCTCACCGAACGGGACCGGGCGCAGGCGCAGCGGCGACAGATGGCCGAGGAGCTCGACCATTTCTTCACCCTGTCCCGGGACCTGATGTGCATCGCCTCGCGGGACGGCTACTTCACCCGGGTCAACCCGACCTGGACCGAGGTCTTCGGATGGACCACCGAGGAGTTGACCAGCCGGCCGTACCTGTCCTTCGTGCACCCCGACGACGTGGACCGCACCCTGGCCCAGGGCATCACCCTGGTCGACGGGCTGATGCCGACGATCTCGTTCGAGAACCGGTACCGGACCCGCGACGGCGACTACCGGTGGGTGGACTGGAACGCCACTCCGGCCGAGGACGGTGAGTCCATCTACGCGGTGGGCCGTGACGTCACCGAGGCCAAACGGGCCGAGCAGCGGTTCCGCCAACTGGTCTTCAGCGCCCCCGACGCCATGGTGATCGTCGGTGCCGACGGGATCATCCGGCTGGTCAACGAGCAGACCGAGCGGTTGTTCGGCTGGCTCGCGGTGGACCTGGTCGGCCGATCGGTGCGGATGCTCATCCCAGCCCGGCTTCGCGACCACCACGACGCGGACATGCACGAATACCTCAAGGACCCGTCGCCACGCCGGATGGGGATCGGCCGCGACCTGACCGCGCTGCACCGCAACGGCAGCGAGTTCCCGGTCGAGATCACCGTCGCCCCGCTCGACACCGAGGAGGGGATCCTGGTGTCGGCGGCGATCCGGGACGTCTCCGAACGGCAGCGCACCGAACGGGCACTGGCCGCCGCACGGGACGAGGCGCTCGCCGCGGCGGCGGCCAAGTCGCAGTTCGTGGCCATGGTGAGCCACGAGATCCGTACCCCGATGAATGGGGTGATCGGGTTGACGAAGTTGCTGCTGGACACACCGCTGCAGCCGGTGCAGCGGCGGTACGGCGAGTCGATCCGGGCGTCCGCGCAGGCCCTGCTGGCGATCATCAACGACATCCTCGACTTCTCCAAGATCGAGGCGGGCAAGGCGACCCTGGCCGAGTCGGACTTCGACCTCGGTGACCTGCTCGAACAGGTCGCCCACGCGGGAGCCGCGGCGGCCCGGGACAAGAACATCGACATCGTCGGCTACTACCCGCCGGATCTGCCCGCCGTCGTGCACGGCGACGAGGGCCGGCTGCGGCAGGTGCTGCTGAACCTGATCGGCAACGCGGTCAAGTTCACCCACCGCGGCGAGATCGTGATCCGGGTCGACCCGCTCGGACCGGTCGGCGAGGTCCGGCGCCACTACGACTTCACCGTGTCCGACACCGGCATCGGCATCGACGCCGACCAGATCTCCCGCATGTTCGAGCCGTTCACCCAGGCCGACGCCACCAACAGCCGCGAATTCGGCGGCACCGGGCTGGGCCTGACCATCAGCCGGCAACTCGTCGAGCTGATGGGCGGCACCCTCCAGGCCGACAGCGAACCCGGCCGCGGCAGCCGGTTCCACTTCACCGTCGCGCTCGGCACGGTCGAGTCGGCACAGGAGTCGCAGGAGCGGCACCGGGGACTGGCCGGCCGCCGTCTGCTGATCGCCGACGCCAACCCGACGAGCCGCGGTTTCCTGACCGAGCACGTCGAGGCGTGGGGCATGCGGGTCACCGCCGCCGACAGCGCCAACGCCGCCCTCGACGAGCTCGGCCTGGCGTGCCGGCGCGGCGAGCCGCACGACATCGCGGTCATCGACCACCACCTGACCCGGCTGGACGGCGTCGAGTTGATCAGCGTGATGAGCGCCCAGCCGGAGATCGAGCCGCGCCCGTTCTGTGTGCTGCTGAGCCGCGACCCGTCGGCCGAGAACCGGCTCACCGATCACTCCGGGGTCGACGTGCTGGCCAAGCCGATCGGCCCGTCGGTGCTGTTCAACTACCTGATGTCGCGGTTCGGGCCGGTCGCGCCGGCCCGCGACGAGAGCGTCCGGCCGGCGCCCGCCACGGCCGCCGCGCGGGGCCGGATCCTGCTCGCCGAGGACAATGAGATCAACCAGCTGGTCGCCGTCGACACACTGGCCGGGCTCGGCTACGCCACCGACATCGCGGTCGACGGCGCCGAGGCCGTCGAACTGGCCGCCACCGGCGACTATGTGGCGATCCTGATGGACTGCCAGATGCCCCGCCTGGACGGATACCAGGCCACCGAGCAGCTGCGGGCCCACGAGAGCCCGGACCGGCACACCCCGATCATCGCGATGACCGCCGGGGTGCTGGCCGAGGACCGGCAGCGGGCGCTCCAGGCCGGCATGGACGACTTCCTGGCCAAACCGATCGATCCGGAGAAACTCCGGGCCACCCTCGACCACTGGACGAGCGTCTGA
- a CDS encoding SDR family oxidoreductase, whose product MQINGANVLVTGANRGLGRQFARSLAERGAAKVYATARRPELIDVPGVIPVRLDITDGDSVAAAAAAAPDVDILINNAGISTGANLITGDLAAIRSEMDTHFYGTLGVIRAFAPQLAGGAILNVLSAISWLAVDGAGAYHAAKAAEWALTNSARLELAAQGTLVTGLHLGAADTDMMAWYDGDKTAPEVIVAAALDGVEASRTEVLADAWSAQVKAWLSQDPAVVYREAAAALSVLAA is encoded by the coding sequence ATGCAGATCAACGGAGCAAACGTCCTGGTCACCGGCGCGAACCGAGGCCTCGGTCGGCAGTTCGCCCGCTCGCTCGCCGAGCGTGGCGCCGCCAAGGTGTACGCGACCGCCCGTCGCCCGGAGCTGATCGACGTGCCGGGTGTCATCCCGGTACGGCTCGACATCACCGACGGCGACTCGGTGGCCGCCGCGGCCGCCGCCGCACCGGACGTGGACATCCTCATCAACAACGCCGGCATCTCGACCGGCGCCAACCTGATCACCGGTGACCTGGCCGCCATCCGCAGCGAGATGGACACCCACTTCTACGGCACGCTCGGCGTGATCCGGGCGTTCGCGCCGCAGCTGGCCGGCGGCGCGATCCTCAACGTGCTGTCCGCGATCTCCTGGCTCGCCGTCGACGGGGCCGGGGCGTACCACGCGGCGAAGGCGGCCGAGTGGGCACTGACCAACAGCGCCCGGCTGGAGCTGGCCGCGCAGGGCACCCTGGTGACCGGCCTGCACCTGGGCGCGGCCGACACCGACATGATGGCCTGGTACGACGGTGACAAGACCGCGCCCGAGGTGATCGTGGCGGCCGCGCTCGACGGTGTCGAGGCGAGCCGGACCGAGGTGCTGGCCGACGCCTGGAGCGCCCAGGTGAAGGCGTGGCTGTCGCAGGACCCGGCCGTGGTCTACCGGGAGGCGGCGGCCGCCCTGTCGGTACTCGCGGCCTAA
- a CDS encoding CBS domain-containing protein, translating into MKIWLVNEVMTVDVVAVGPDVPYRELIALLARHRINALPVVDDDRRVLGVVSESDLLLKIEFAGAGEPRWFEFRRRGLRRKADAMTAGELMTAPAEVVRTTTGIRTAARRMEQAHVKQLPVVDFDGRLAGIVSRGDLLKEHLPTDTEILADVRAAIHEITWTESTGHVVATVDRGAVTLTGRSERWSSTALVERLVRRVAGVVSVDSRLTFDFNDRDLVKPASSYFGA; encoded by the coding sequence ATGAAGATCTGGCTGGTCAACGAGGTCATGACGGTTGACGTGGTCGCGGTCGGGCCGGATGTGCCGTACCGGGAACTGATCGCCCTGCTCGCCCGGCACCGGATCAACGCGCTCCCGGTCGTGGACGACGATCGCCGGGTCCTCGGGGTGGTGTCCGAGTCGGACCTACTGCTCAAGATCGAGTTCGCCGGGGCCGGGGAGCCGCGCTGGTTCGAGTTCCGGCGACGGGGCCTGCGGCGCAAGGCCGACGCGATGACCGCCGGGGAGCTGATGACCGCGCCGGCCGAGGTGGTCCGCACGACCACGGGTATCCGCACGGCCGCCCGCCGGATGGAACAGGCGCACGTCAAGCAACTGCCGGTGGTCGACTTCGACGGGCGACTGGCCGGCATCGTGAGCCGCGGCGACCTGCTCAAGGAACATCTGCCTACCGACACCGAGATCCTCGCCGACGTGCGCGCGGCGATCCACGAGATCACCTGGACGGAGAGCACCGGCCACGTCGTCGCCACCGTCGACCGCGGCGCGGTCACGCTGACCGGCCGTTCCGAACGCTGGTCCAGCACCGCCCTGGTCGAACGCCTGGTCCGCCGGGTCGCCGGGGTCGTCTCGGTCGACTCGCGGCTGACGTTCGACTTCAACGACCGTGACCTGGTCAAGCCCGCGTCGTCGTACTTCGGGGCCTGA
- a CDS encoding response regulator: protein MSIRVLLVDDQALVRAGFVMVLSAQPDMEVVGEAGDGAEAIALLARTPADVVVMDIRMPVLDGVAATRRICAGPDGPRVLVLTTFDTDADAFAALQAGASGFLLKNAPPEQLLAAIRVVAAGESVVAPRVTRALLDRFSGQLTLPGRADERLAALTDREREVLELVAAGLSNAEIAARLVVAEGTVKTHFGRILAKLELRDRVQAVVFAYEIGLVKPGV from the coding sequence GTGAGCATCCGGGTTCTGCTCGTCGACGATCAGGCGCTGGTCCGGGCCGGTTTCGTCATGGTGCTGTCGGCGCAGCCGGACATGGAGGTCGTCGGCGAGGCGGGTGACGGGGCGGAGGCGATCGCGCTGCTGGCCCGTACCCCGGCCGATGTGGTGGTGATGGACATCCGGATGCCGGTGCTGGACGGGGTGGCGGCCACCCGCCGGATCTGTGCCGGACCGGACGGCCCGCGGGTGCTGGTGCTGACCACGTTCGACACCGACGCCGACGCGTTCGCCGCGCTGCAGGCCGGGGCCAGCGGGTTCCTGTTGAAGAACGCGCCGCCGGAGCAACTGCTCGCGGCGATCCGGGTGGTGGCCGCCGGCGAGTCGGTGGTGGCTCCCCGGGTCACCCGGGCGCTGCTGGACCGGTTCTCCGGGCAGCTGACCCTGCCCGGCCGGGCCGACGAGCGGCTGGCCGCACTGACCGACCGCGAGCGCGAGGTCCTGGAGTTGGTGGCGGCCGGGCTGTCTAACGCGGAGATCGCCGCCCGGCTGGTCGTCGCCGAGGGCACGGTGAAGACGCATTTCGGGCGCATCCTGGCTAAACTGGAACTCCGCGACCGGGTGCAGGCCGTCGTCTTCGCGTACGAGATCGGCCTGGTCAAACCGGGTGTGTAA